TGGCCGAGAACCTGAAGATGGGCGCCTTCCTCCCGAGCGCCCGCCGCGACTACCGCAACAGCCTGGGGCGCGTCTACGCGCTCTTCCCGGTGCTCGCGGAGCGGCAGAAGCAGCGCGCGGGGAGCCTCTCGGGCGGCGAGCAGCAGATGCTCGCCATCGGGCGGGCGCTCATGTCGCGCCCCAGGATCATCCTCCTGGACGAGCCGTCCCTGGGGCTGGCGCCGGTGATGGTCCTGCGCCTCTTCGATCTGATCCGACGCGTGCGGGAGGAGGGCTACACCATCCTGGTCGTGGAGCAGAACGTCCGCCAGGTGCTGAAGCTCGTGGACCGCGCCTACCTCCTCGAGGTGGGGCGCATCAAGATGGAAGGCCGCGCCGACGACCTCTCCGAGCAAGACTTCGTCAGGAAGGCCTATGTGGGCATCTGATTGGCGAGGCGCAGCGGCAGGCGAGCCGAGCGGATATGGAGACCTCCCGAGCGGAGCGAGGGCGCGAGCGTGATCGAGCCGTGATCGATCCGATCTTCATCGCGGAGGCGGCGCTCAACGGCCTCCTGCTGGGCGGGGTGATGGCGCTCCTGGCGCTGGGCCTCAACCTGATCTTCGGTGTCCTCGACATCGTCTGGATCGCCTACGTGGAGCTCGTCATGCTGTGCATGTACCTGGTCTACTTCCTGGTGACGGGCTACGGCTGGCCGATCTGGCTCGGCGGGCTCGCCTCGGTGGCACTCGGGGCCGTCCTGGGTGTCGCCGTGCACCTGCTGATCATCTCCCCGATCCTGACCAGCGCCGCCATCAACCAGTTCCTGGCCACAGGCGGGCTCCTCTTCTTCCTCCAGTCCTTCGCCACCTTTCTCTGGACCACCGACCACCGGACGGTGCGCCTGAATCTGCCCATCATCGAGGTGGCCGGGATGTTCCTCTCCTTCGCTCGGCTGATCGCCTTCGTCGTGGCGATC
This sequence is a window from Candidatus Rokuibacteriota bacterium. Protein-coding genes within it:
- a CDS encoding ABC transporter ATP-binding protein, coding for MSLLELRGVTAGYGEFTALWGVSLRVSAGEAVAVVGPNGAGKTTLMRVISGLVPPREGDLTFDGQSLVRRPAHEIVAHGIAHVPEGRRIFPMLTVAENLKMGAFLPSARRDYRNSLGRVYALFPVLAERQKQRAGSLSGGEQQMLAIGRALMSRPRIILLDEPSLGLAPVMVLRLFDLIRRVREEGYTILVVEQNVRQVLKLVDRAYLLEVGRIKMEGRADDLSEQDFVRKAYVGI
- a CDS encoding branched-chain amino acid ABC transporter permease; this translates as MIDPIFIAEAALNGLLLGGVMALLALGLNLIFGVLDIVWIAYVELVMLCMYLVYFLVTGYGWPIWLGGLASVALGAVLGVAVHLLIISPILTSAAINQFLATGGLLFFLQSFATFLWTTDHRTVRLNLPIIEVAGMFLSFARLIAFVVAI